A region of Streptomyces halobius DNA encodes the following proteins:
- a CDS encoding IS110 family RNA-guided transposase, with product MSTSDQRIWVGVDAGKGHHWAVAVNADGETVFSRKVVNDESEILQLIAAACDSADEVRWAVDISGRASALLLALLVAHGQQVAYVPGRTVNRATDGYRGEGKTDAKDALVIADQARMRRDFTPIKTPPELVSTLQLPTAYRRDLIADRVRLINRLRDLLVGICPALERAFDYSPAKGPVILLTEYQTPAALRRIGIKRLASWLERRKDRGASDVAAKAVEAAASQHTALPGEKKSANLVRDLAHQLLALDERIKDNDREIRETFRTDERAEIIESLPGMGPILGAEFIAIVGDLSGYRDAGRLASHAGLAPVPRDSGRRTGNYHRPKRYNRRLRWLFYMSAQTAMMRPGPSRDYYLKKRGEGLLHTQALLALARRRADVLWAMLRDERLFTSAPPVAQAT from the coding sequence TTGAGCACCTCTGATCAGCGGATATGGGTGGGCGTCGACGCGGGCAAGGGACACCACTGGGCGGTCGCGGTGAACGCCGACGGTGAGACGGTGTTCTCCCGGAAGGTCGTTAACGATGAGAGCGAAATCTTGCAACTCATCGCTGCGGCCTGTGATTCGGCCGACGAGGTGCGGTGGGCGGTGGACATCTCTGGCCGAGCCTCCGCGCTGCTGCTTGCCCTGCTGGTCGCCCACGGCCAGCAGGTGGCCTACGTGCCCGGCCGGACCGTCAACCGCGCCACTGACGGCTACCGGGGTGAAGGCAAGACTGACGCCAAGGACGCCCTAGTCATCGCCGATCAGGCCCGGATGCGCAGGGATTTCACCCCGATCAAGACGCCGCCTGAGCTCGTTTCCACCCTCCAACTTCCGACCGCCTACCGCCGGGACCTCATCGCTGACCGAGTCCGGTTGATCAACCGGCTGCGAGATCTGCTGGTCGGCATCTGCCCGGCCCTGGAACGGGCCTTCGACTATTCCCCGGCCAAGGGACCCGTCATCCTGCTGACCGAGTACCAGACCCCGGCCGCCCTGCGGCGTATCGGTATCAAGCGGCTGGCCTCCTGGCTGGAGCGCCGCAAGGACCGAGGTGCCAGTGACGTCGCGGCCAAGGCCGTGGAAGCCGCTGCCTCGCAGCACACTGCGCTGCCCGGCGAGAAGAAGTCCGCAAACCTCGTTCGCGACCTCGCCCACCAGCTCCTGGCCCTGGACGAGCGGATCAAGGACAACGACCGGGAAATCCGCGAGACCTTCCGCACCGATGAGCGCGCCGAGATCATCGAGTCCCTCCCCGGCATGGGCCCGATCCTGGGTGCCGAGTTCATAGCGATCGTCGGTGACCTGTCCGGCTACCGGGACGCCGGCCGTCTCGCCTCCCACGCCGGTCTGGCTCCCGTGCCCCGCGACTCCGGCCGCAGGACCGGCAACTACCACCGGCCCAAACGGTACAACCGGCGCCTTCGCTGGCTCTTCTACATGTCCGCTCAGACCGCGATGATGCGCCCAGGACCGTCGCGGGATTACTACCTCAAGAAGCGTGGT